The nucleotide sequence TCCGGGATTGAAGGAACATTTGCTGCTTTAAATCCTTCAGCAATATTTTCTTTTCCTGCTGGCAGCGGCAAGTTTTTATAGCCCTCTTTATGAATTAAGTTCAGACCTTCAAATGTGAAGAAAATCGTTACTTCATAATCTGCAGATGCGGCAGCTGTTGCGATGTTGAATACCTTGTATGCATCAAAAGCACTTCCGTTACTTGCGATAATTGCAGTTTTGTTAGCCATTATTGATTTCCTCCTTCAGTTGTTCCAGTCCATTCTGACATTCCTGGCAATACATTTTTCACACGCTCAAAACCTTTTTCAGATAAAACTTGAGCAGCCATATCACTTCTTGAGCCAGTACGGCAAATCACATGGATTTCTTTGTTTTTATCAAGTGTGTCTAATTTGCTTTCAAGTTCTCCTAAAGGAATAGATACTGCCCCAGGTATACGTTTGAACTCATATTCTGCAGGTTCTCTAACATCAAGCAGAATCATGTCTTCTTTATTCTCAGCCAAAGCTTTTTCTAATTCATCGTTTTGAATCGTATGCTCAAACTTAGCTGCTTCTTTTACTTCACCAGGGTTCGCTTTTCTTAAATAATGCTTAAGAACATCCCCATCTTCTTTTGTACCTAGATATTGGTTTCCTGTGTTTCTAGCCCACCCTTGAATATCAGCCAATGAACCTTTATCTGTTGCCTGAACTTCAATGACCTGACCTGCTTCAAGCTGGTCCATTGCTTTCTTCGTACGTACGATTGGCAATGGACAAGATAATCCCTTACAATCTAAAACTTGATCTACTTTAATACTCATTTATTCAAACCTCCACATAGTCTTTATTTTGTTTCGTTGTTCCAACTAAGCATGCCGCCAGTCATGTTAATGACTCTAAAATTGTTAGCAGTTAGAACACTGCAAGCTTTCTCGCTTCGTTTTCCAGAGCGGCAAACCATAATGTATTCTTTTGCTGCATCCAATTCGTTCAATCGATAAGGAATCTCCCCAAGCGGTATATGCTTAGCATCTGGGATCATGCCTTGTGCAACTTCATCGTTTTCACGAACATCAATGATGTTTAACTGATTTCCTTCTTTCATTAAACGTTTTACTTCTTGTGGTTCAATTGTTTTAAAAGACACCGTTTATTATCCCCTCTCTTAAAGAATGTATGATACGTAATACTTATACCCGTACAGGTATATTAAAAACTAAAAAAATTTAGCACGATCCAATATTATTACTTCTAACACACAGTTGCTTGATAAAAAATATTTGGTTTAAATCAATGATTGCATCTTTCATGAATGGTTCTATAACTGGATCAATAGCTATTTCAATATCATTTAACATAATGACAATATCTTGTTTATGTGACCCATCCAGGGCAACACCTATTCGGGGTCCGCCTCAGCCAAAGCCAGCCTTAAATATTCTTACTCTATATGGAGCAACAGATTTTCCATGAATGTACTCAATTGCTTTTTCCGTAATATTCAAACTGTCACCTCCACTTCATAAATACCCATAGGGGTATATTAAACGACAAAAGAGAATCTGTCAACAGACGATGCTTATGACAGATATTAGCGGCTCTTTACAAGAAGCTGAACGGCTTCTTTAACCAGATCGGAGTTCATTTCTTCTCCGCTTTCCATTTGATCACGCAAGCATTGTTCAAGATTCGTGCCGACAATTAATCCAATCGTACGATCAATAGCAGTTCGTGAAGCAGAAAGCTGTGTAATAACGGCTTTACAATCTTGCTCTTCTTCTAACATACGCAGCACTCCGCGTATTTGACCCTCAATTCTTTTTAGACGATTTTTCATTTCTTGTGTGTATTCCAAATCAGCACCTCCTCTTCATGAAATACCTATAGGGGTATACTACACCTGTTTTAATAACTTGTCAACTAGGAGAAAAAAAGGCTGAGAGACATTTGCCTTTCAGCCATTCGTCCTTTTTATTGTGCCACTTTTTGCATTCTTTCATGAACCAAATCCATAACGGCTTTTTTCAAGTTCAATAAGGTATTGTTAGCTTTTTCATTCGTATCGGCTTGAACACCAAAATAAAACTTCACTTTCGGCTCTGTCCCTGACGGCCTTACGCAGAACCAAGAACCATCTGACAATTGATATTTAAGTACATTGGATTTCGGAAGATGAATGTCATTACTTTCATTCTTCTCTACATTATATTGAATGCTTGCTTTGTAATCCTCTGAAATCACTAATTTCTGGCCATTGATCTCAAGTGGCATGTCAGCTCTGAAGCCTGCCAGTAGACCCTCGATTTGTTCTGCACCAGACTTACCTTTTAATGTGAGAGACTCAAGATCCTCTTTGTAGAATCCGTGCTTTTCATAAACATCTGTTAACGCATCAAAAAGTGTTTTCCCTTGTTTTTTGTAATAAGCAGCCATTTCTGCTCCCATTAAACATGCTTGAACAGCGTCCTTGTCGCGCACGAAGTCTCCGATTAAAGAACCATAACTTTCTTCATATCCGAAAATAAAAGTATGTTTTCCGTTCTTTTCGTATTCTTTAATTTTTTCACCAATAAATTTAAAACCTGTCAGGGTATCTTCACACGTTAATCCGTAAGATTCAGCAATCACTCGCCCTAGTTCGGAAGTTACGATTGTTTTGAAGACGATTCCCTTGGAACAAAGACTGCCTTTCTCATTACGTTGAGAAAGAATGTACTCAATCATAAGTGCACCAGTCTGATTCCCCGTTAAAATCTCATACTCACCAGAACTGTTTTTTGCCGCAATCCCTACTCTGTCTGCATCTGGATCTGTAGCCATCAAGATATCAGCATTAACTTCTTTCCCATACTTAATAGCTAGTTCAAATGCAGCATGCTCTTCAGGGTTTGGAGATTTAACTGTAGTGAAGTTTGGATCTGGCTGTTCCTGTTCTTTTACTACCGTTACGTTTGTAAATCCTAACTGCTCCAAACCTTTTCTTACAGGTATGTTTGCCGTCCCATGAAGTGGCGTAAAAACAATGCTCAAGTCGTTCATTTCTTTGATCACTTCACGGTTCAAGCTGATTTTTGTTAGCTGTTCCATGTATGCTTTGTCGATCTCTTCACCAACAACTTGGATCAAGCCGATGTTCTTTAGCTCTTCTTCTGGCTTAACTTGTATAGATAGCTCATCTTCAACAGCGTTTACCTTTTCAATAACTTCATCAGCCTCTTTTGGAGGCAGCTGTCCTCCGTCTGGACCATATACTTTGTAACCGTTATATTCCGGAGGGTTGTGGCTTGCTGTAACAACAATACCGCTATACGCTTTTAAATATCTAACAGCAAAAGATAATTCAGGAGTTGGTCTTAAGCTTTCAAATACATAAGCTTGAATTCCTTGTGATGCAAATGTCTTAGCAGCTTCCATAGCGAATTCAGGGGATTGATGTCTCGAATCATAAGCGATTACAACTCCGCGCTTTTTTGCTTTCTCCCCTTGCTCTTCGATAAAGTGAGCGAGTCCTAATGATGCTTTTCGAACTGTATATGTGTTCATTCTGTTTGTACCTGGTCCGATTTCCCCGCGCATACCACCAGTGCCAAACTCTAGGTTTTTATAAAAGCAGTCTTCAAGTGCAGTCCTGTTTTCTTTCATTCCTTCTAATGCAGTTTGTAATGGCTGTTCCAGTTTTTCATTTTGTATCCACTTTTCATAAGTTGTCTCCCAGGACATAGTACTGCCTCCTTCTAGTTTATAAAAATTATGTATGTTGATTTTTATTTAGTTTCGATATGAATCGAGTTATTCCTGCCATATCTATTAAATACGGCCTTTATTATACCGCTTTCAGCATAAAAATAAAACCTGCCGAGATCAGCTTACGTTTATTTGACATGATTCACGATATTTCCCGAGAAATAGAAAAAAAGCGGCAAGCATCATTTGCTTTACCGCTTTCCTTTTATTATTTACTTTTATCTTTTTGAACAACACTATACAGATCTAATCGTCTATCTCTGAGAAGAGTTACACTACCTGTTTTACGCTGTCTTCTTAAAATCTCTAGGTCAACATCGCCTACTACAACCGTTTCAATGTTCGGATGACATTCCCCTACGATTCCGTCTCTTGGGAATGAGAAATCGGACGGTGTGAAGATACCTGACTGGGCATACTGAATGTCCATGTTCTCCACTTGTGATAAGTTACCTACTGTTCCTGCAATTGCAGTATAAATTTCATTTTCAATCGCACGGGCTTGCGAACAATAGCGGACACGGAGGTATCCTTGGCGATCTTCTGTACAGAAAGGTGTAAAGATGATCTTTGCCCCTTGATCTGTCACGATACGTGAAAGCTCTGGGAATTCGATATCATAGCAGATCAAAATTGCAACCTTACCGCAATCTGTATCAAATACTTGAACTTTATCTCCTGCCGTTATTCCCCACCATTTACGTTCGTTTGGTGTTATATGAATTTTATACTGCTTATCAATCGTACCATCACGTCTGAACAAGTAAGCAACATTGTAGATATCTCCATCTTCTTCAACGAAATGGGATCCCCCGATAATATTTACGTTGTACCGTACTGCAAGGTTCGTAAATAGTTCAATGTACTGCTCTGTAAACTCTGTCAGCTTTCGAATCGCTAAGCTAGGACTCTTTTCTTCACAGAACGATAGCAGTTGTGTTGTAAGGAGTTCAGGGAAAACCGCAAAATCTGACCCTTGATCTGAAGCAACATCTGTATAATATTCTACTTGGGTAGCAAAATCCTCAAATGATTCGATGGTCTTCATCATGTACTGAATGGTCGTAATTCGAACCGGTTCACTCGTCTTAAAGTGCTTCTTCGTTTTATTAGGAATATAATCAACGTTGTTCCATTCCATAAGCGTTGCATATGCGTTAGATTGTTTGTCATCTGGAAGATAGCTTTTATTCAAACGCATAACGGTGAAGCCATTCATTAGCTGAAAGGTTAATACAGGGTCGTAAATGTTATGTTGAATGACTTCTCTCACATATTCTCTCGGTGTCATTTCCTTAGAATGCTTATGGTAGTTTGGAATTCTTCCACCAAGAATGATACTTTTAAGATTTTTTTGTTCTGCCAGCTCTTTTCGTGCCTCATATAGACGAGCACCAATCTTCATTCGCCGATATTCAGGATGAACCATAACTTCAATGCCATATAAATTAAAACCTTCAGGATCGTGATTTGTAATGTAGCCCTTGTCTGTAATCTCGTCCCACGTATGCTTATCATCATACTCATCGAAGTTCAGCATTAAGCTTGAGCAGCTCCCAACAATCTTTCCTTCATACGTTACGCAAAACTGGCCCTCTGGGAAAATACGAAGATGACTCTCTAATTGATCGCGTTCCCAAGGCTCCATATTATTAGGAAAACAAATTTGCTGAAGCTTTAAAATCTCATCTATATCCTCAAACTCAATGTTTCGCAGTTCTATCTTTTTCTCAAATTTTGATACATCAATCTCACTCATGCTATCCACTCCTCTAACCTGCTTCTAATCATTACTTCCAACTTTTCATCCGTTCATAGAGTGAGCCTGTAAATAATTCAAGCTCATTGCCATCAGGATCTGTGAAGCTGACCGTCATTCCTCCGCCTCTTTCTAAAGGCCCTCTTGTGATGTGTACTTTGTTTTCTTTAAGCTGTTTTACTGCTCTTGGGAACTTCTCTTCTTTAATTGAAAAAGCAACATGATCTACACCGGTTTGATCTTTATTCATAGGTTTTGCATTTTTGATTTCAAGTAAACATATCCACGTTCCGCAGAAATCCAAGTATACATCTGTATTCCCTTTATGAATGATTTTAGCACCTAAAATACCTCTATAAAATTCAACAGATTTCAGTAAGTCTGAAACCCTTAAGGTAATATGGTTAATTCCACATACTTCGATCATATTACTTATCTGTTTTCTCAGCTTGCTCAATAAGTACTGTCAGTTTCATCTCTGCAATAGATTCCATCTGATGATCCACTTCGCTAAAGGTCATATGCTTTGTTACGGGATTTGGAATCGCCACGCAATAAAGTCCCGCTTTTTTAGCAGCAACTGATCCATTTACAGAGTCTTCAAAAGCGATGGCTTCATTTGGTTGTACGCCTAACGCTTTAACTGCCTCAATATAAAGGGCAGGGTCAGGTTTAACGTGGGCAACATCATCTGCCGTTTTAATCACTTCAAAATGATGCATTAAACCACTTCTCCCAAGATGCTCTTCTACCCATTTTCTTGTTGAACTAGAGGCAAGTCCAATCTTTAATCCAAGCTCTTTTGCAGCTTCAAGATAATCCTCTATACCTGGCAAAGGCTTTTGCTCTGAGATTAGGGTCAGAGCCCGTTCTGTTTTCTTTGCTCTTAGCTTGTCATGATCTAACTTCTTGTTGATCTGCCTCTCTAAATATTCGTACGGATTAAATTCAGAATGGGTACCGATACACTCTCCCCAAACTTCTAAAGGCAGGTCGCTTCCATGTTCTTGATACATTTCTTGAAAAGCATTGTAATGCTGAGTTTCTGTATCAAGGATTGTTCCATCAAAATCAAATACAAGTGCTTTGATCACGGTAACCCCATCCCATCTTTATGCGTTTTATCCTATTTTCTTAAACTTTTCATAAAGACGCAAGAAAACTGGTTTCTTAAGGCTGTTATGACCTACTACTATCAATGAAGTCTCCATTAGTGAAGCACATTTGTTCTAAACATAATCTTTTTTCCATTGCTTGTTGCGATTATGGCACCAAGCTGATCAGTGCGATATACCGTCATGTTCCGGTTATCTAACCGATACAACACTTCTTTTGATGGAAATTGATAGGGGTTATTACGTCCGACCGATATAACTGCTGTTTTAGCTTTTACTTTTTTCAAAAATTCCATGGTTGTACCTGTATTAGCCCCATGGTGTCCTAATTTGATAACATCCGCTTTATAGCCGCCCCGGCTTAGGATCTCTCTTTCTTCCTCAGCTCCTGCATCTGCCATCAATAGAAAATTCTTTTTGCCATGCTTAATTTTTATCACCGCTGAGTAATCATTGATGTGTTTGTAATACGAGCCTTTTGGTGCCAACATTTCAACTTTCACAGAAAAACCCATCTTGAAATTAACTCCTGCTTTCGCTCGATCAACAGGAATTTGTTTTTCGTTTATCACTCGAAAAAGATCATGGTAATATTTTGTATCGTACGGAAGGTTCGGCATGTACAAAACACTGACTGGGAACTCGCGAATGACATCATCCAATGATCCGATATGGTCATGATGAGGATGAGTTGCGACAACAATATCAAGGTGAGTCACACCTTCCCTCTTTAAGTACGTGATAATCTTTTCCGCATCATGTTCATCTCCACCATCGATCAGCATGGTTTGGCCATTGGGAGCTTGAATCAGTATACAATCAGCTTGCCCTACATCTAAAAAGTGGATGGTTAGCGGATCAAACCAGTCTGCATGAGCCTTTTGCGGCACTGCCACCAATATCAGCAGCACGCTTAAACAGAACGCTGCTAACCTTGTAGTTATTTTCAAATCTCACACCCCTTAAAATTTATTTTTCGTCCATAAAACATATCCTTAGTTATATGTAATTCTGCTGGTTTCAACAACAAAACCCGCTATCCAATACATGGATGCGGGTGTTTTGTTTTGATTTCAAAAGCTCTTTTTAGAATGTTTCTTAGAATGCTACCTGAGAGCTCTCTTCTAAAAGATGGCTGCTATTGAGCCCTTTTTGATTATTTCTTCATTGAAAAGTTGATCGGAGTGTAAGATGCGAGACTCCTGCGGGACAGGCGGGCAGGTGAGACACTTAAGAGTGAAACGTCCGAATGTGGCTCACCGCCTGCCCCGCGGAAAGCGAGCATCTGAAACGGAGATCAACTACCTTCATCACCGACAGTGGTACTAATTAAACACCCACTTCATTCTTCTTAAAAAAGCTCTTCATGGCATGATAAACATCGGCTTTCTCTTTTAAAATATAATGGCTAAACTTCGGATTATCCATATTCTTATACACACTCATCAAAGTGGAGTGGCGGTTATATGCATTTACTTCCCCATAACCAAACATGTTGGAATGTTCCATAATCTGCTGAACGAGCTTCACACACCTTGCGTTATCACTCGTTAAGTTATCACCATCCGAAAAGTGAAACGGATAGATATTATAACGGCTTGAAGAATATTTCGTCTCGATGAGTTCAAGAGCTTTCCGATATGCAGAAGAACAAATCGTTCCCCCGCTTTCTCCTTTATTAAAGAAGTCCTCTTCAGAAACAACTTTTGCTTCTGTATGGTGAGCGATAAACTCAATCTCTACTTTTTCATACTTCGAACGCAGAAAACGTGTCATCCAGAAAAAGAAACTTCGTGCCATATACTTCTCCCAAATTCCCATCGATCCAGATGTATCCATCATAGCCAATACAACAGCCTTGGATTCGGGTTTTATGACTTCGTTCCATGTTTTAAAACGAAGATCGTCATTATGAATAGGTGCTACACTCGGCTTACCGACTAACGCATTTCGTTTAAACGCAGTTAAGATGGTCCTCTTTTTGTCTACGTTACCCATAAGTCCTTTTTTTCGAACATCGTTAAACTCGATCTTTTCTAACACGATTTGATCTTGTTCTTTTTGTTTAAGGTCCGGCAGTTCTAATTCTTTAAAAAGCATCTCTTCCAATTCTAATATCGAGACCTCTGCTTCTGCATAATCTACACCTGGTTTATCGCCTGCTGGTCCTTTTCCTTTTCCAGCCCCGCTTTGTCCGGCACGTCCATCTCTGGCTACTACATCCCCCACCTGGCTATCTCCGTCACCTTGGCCTACGTGCTTGTTTTTGTCGTAGTTGTATCGGATTTTGTATTCATCCATTGAACGGATTGGAATCTTAATAACATCACGTCCGTTGGATAAAATGATATTCTCTTCGCTTATCAAATCCGGCAAGTTGTTTTTAATGGCTTCCTGCACTTTTTCCATATGCCTTTGATGATCTTGATATCCTTTTCGGTGGAGGGACCAGTTTTCCTGAGACACAACAAAATTGTTCTTATCCGGTTCACTCATTGCTAATCCCCCTCTAGAGCAGCAAGATGCAATGCTGCTTTTTCTTGATCAACCCAGGACATATCCTGTATTTATGAATCAGCTTTTATCAGAAAAAAAGGGTTGGTTACTCTATCATATGCACGTACTCCTTATAATTGCTAAACTTTCACGATAAAAAAAGCCCTCTTTTCTATAAAAGAAAAGATGGCCTGTTTTGTTATTTGTTGTATTCCTTTTTGTCGTGCTGCTGGGGATCTGGCGTTTTCCCGCTCTTACGCACTTCTTCGTTCGTTGAAACATGTTCCATTACTTTGCCATGTTCCTTCATTTCTTCAAAGTTAGAAGCCATTGAACTATTTTTTCGTTTTGGTT is from Fictibacillus sp. b24 and encodes:
- a CDS encoding DsrE/DsrF/DrsH-like family protein, with the protein product MANKTAIIASNGSAFDAYKVFNIATAAASADYEVTIFFTFEGLNLIHKEGYKNLPLPAGKENIAEGFKAANVPSIPELVEMAVEMGVKIIACQMTMDVMNLKKEDFIDGIDVGGAMMFLDFAKDANMTLTF
- a CDS encoding sulfurtransferase TusA family protein; the protein is MSIKVDQVLDCKGLSCPLPIVRTKKAMDQLEAGQVIEVQATDKGSLADIQGWARNTGNQYLGTKEDGDVLKHYLRKANPGEVKEAAKFEHTIQNDELEKALAENKEDMILLDVREPAEYEFKRIPGAVSIPLGELESKLDTLDKNKEIHVICRTGSRSDMAAQVLSEKGFERVKNVLPGMSEWTGTTEGGNQ
- a CDS encoding rhodanese-like domain-containing protein, yielding MSFKTIEPQEVKRLMKEGNQLNIIDVRENDEVAQGMIPDAKHIPLGEIPYRLNELDAAKEYIMVCRSGKRSEKACSVLTANNFRVINMTGGMLSWNNETK
- a CDS encoding metal-sensitive transcriptional regulator produces the protein MEYTQEMKNRLKRIEGQIRGVLRMLEEEQDCKAVITQLSASRTAIDRTIGLIVGTNLEQCLRDQMESGEEMNSDLVKEAVQLLVKSR
- a CDS encoding phospho-sugar mutase, with translation MSWETTYEKWIQNEKLEQPLQTALEGMKENRTALEDCFYKNLEFGTGGMRGEIGPGTNRMNTYTVRKASLGLAHFIEEQGEKAKKRGVVIAYDSRHQSPEFAMEAAKTFASQGIQAYVFESLRPTPELSFAVRYLKAYSGIVVTASHNPPEYNGYKVYGPDGGQLPPKEADEVIEKVNAVEDELSIQVKPEEELKNIGLIQVVGEEIDKAYMEQLTKISLNREVIKEMNDLSIVFTPLHGTANIPVRKGLEQLGFTNVTVVKEQEQPDPNFTTVKSPNPEEHAAFELAIKYGKEVNADILMATDPDADRVGIAAKNSSGEYEILTGNQTGALMIEYILSQRNEKGSLCSKGIVFKTIVTSELGRVIAESYGLTCEDTLTGFKFIGEKIKEYEKNGKHTFIFGYEESYGSLIGDFVRDKDAVQACLMGAEMAAYYKKQGKTLFDALTDVYEKHGFYKEDLESLTLKGKSGAEQIEGLLAGFRADMPLEINGQKLVISEDYKASIQYNVEKNESNDIHLPKSNVLKYQLSDGSWFCVRPSGTEPKVKFYFGVQADTNEKANNTLLNLKKAVMDLVHERMQKVAQ
- a CDS encoding bifunctional GNAT family N-acetyltransferase/carbon-nitrogen hydrolase family protein; this translates as MSEIDVSKFEKKIELRNIEFEDIDEILKLQQICFPNNMEPWERDQLESHLRIFPEGQFCVTYEGKIVGSCSSLMLNFDEYDDKHTWDEITDKGYITNHDPEGFNLYGIEVMVHPEYRRMKIGARLYEARKELAEQKNLKSIILGGRIPNYHKHSKEMTPREYVREVIQHNIYDPVLTFQLMNGFTVMRLNKSYLPDDKQSNAYATLMEWNNVDYIPNKTKKHFKTSEPVRITTIQYMMKTIESFEDFATQVEYYTDVASDQGSDFAVFPELLTTQLLSFCEEKSPSLAIRKLTEFTEQYIELFTNLAVRYNVNIIGGSHFVEEDGDIYNVAYLFRRDGTIDKQYKIHITPNERKWWGITAGDKVQVFDTDCGKVAILICYDIEFPELSRIVTDQGAKIIFTPFCTEDRQGYLRVRYCSQARAIENEIYTAIAGTVGNLSQVENMDIQYAQSGIFTPSDFSFPRDGIVGECHPNIETVVVGDVDLEILRRQRKTGSVTLLRDRRLDLYSVVQKDKSK
- a CDS encoding VOC family protein — encoded protein: MEVCGINHITLRVSDLLKSVEFYRGILGAKIIHKGNTDVYLDFCGTWICLLEIKNAKPMNKDQTGVDHVAFSIKEEKFPRAVKQLKENKVHITRGPLERGGGMTVSFTDPDGNELELFTGSLYERMKSWK
- a CDS encoding HAD family hydrolase yields the protein MIKALVFDFDGTILDTETQHYNAFQEMYQEHGSDLPLEVWGECIGTHSEFNPYEYLERQINKKLDHDKLRAKKTERALTLISEQKPLPGIEDYLEAAKELGLKIGLASSSTRKWVEEHLGRSGLMHHFEVIKTADDVAHVKPDPALYIEAVKALGVQPNEAIAFEDSVNGSVAAKKAGLYCVAIPNPVTKHMTFSEVDHQMESIAEMKLTVLIEQAEKTDK
- a CDS encoding ComEC/Rec2 family competence protein, whose amino-acid sequence is MKITTRLAAFCLSVLLILVAVPQKAHADWFDPLTIHFLDVGQADCILIQAPNGQTMLIDGGDEHDAEKIITYLKREGVTHLDIVVATHPHHDHIGSLDDVIREFPVSVLYMPNLPYDTKYYHDLFRVINEKQIPVDRAKAGVNFKMGFSVKVEMLAPKGSYYKHINDYSAVIKIKHGKKNFLLMADAGAEEEREILSRGGYKADVIKLGHHGANTGTTMEFLKKVKAKTAVISVGRNNPYQFPSKEVLYRLDNRNMTVYRTDQLGAIIATSNGKKIMFRTNVLH
- the yhbH gene encoding sporulation protein YhbH encodes the protein MSEPDKNNFVVSQENWSLHRKGYQDHQRHMEKVQEAIKNNLPDLISEENIILSNGRDVIKIPIRSMDEYKIRYNYDKNKHVGQGDGDSQVGDVVARDGRAGQSGAGKGKGPAGDKPGVDYAEAEVSILELEEMLFKELELPDLKQKEQDQIVLEKIEFNDVRKKGLMGNVDKKRTILTAFKRNALVGKPSVAPIHNDDLRFKTWNEVIKPESKAVVLAMMDTSGSMGIWEKYMARSFFFWMTRFLRSKYEKVEIEFIAHHTEAKVVSEEDFFNKGESGGTICSSAYRKALELIETKYSSSRYNIYPFHFSDGDNLTSDNARCVKLVQQIMEHSNMFGYGEVNAYNRHSTLMSVYKNMDNPKFSHYILKEKADVYHAMKSFFKKNEVGV